A genomic stretch from Rhodomicrobium vannielii ATCC 17100 includes:
- a CDS encoding tyrosine-type recombinase/integrase: MTKALTVRALENMRPGASRREIPDGIIQGLYFVHQPSGAKSWAVRYRVGGQTRKLTLGTYPAIGLKPARDLASTALAAVARGEDPAKAKKAAKEKEKAAPARDFVEAVAASFIERHSKQKNKETHIRETERILQREIVPVWKGRKLGDITRADVHEVLDAIVNRGCPTMANRTLSTVRKMCAWAVDRSFIAVSPCHGIKAPASEKSRDRLLSEDEMRAAWLAFEATGWPFGPLAKLLLATAQRRDEVADMRWSEIDFKTRIWTIPAARSKNGQAHEVPLSEAALAILDGLPHVAGVSDYVFTTTGKTPVSGFSRAKKAFDEQITRQLGEGIPGWTLHDLRRTAASGMTALKSPPHVVDAVLNHKSGTIKGVSAVYMRYGYAAEKRTALDAWGHFLTTIISSNTPCSNMAQLGTDHDEEETEEIRPSR; the protein is encoded by the coding sequence ATGACGAAGGCGCTGACGGTTCGCGCACTCGAAAACATGCGTCCTGGCGCTTCGCGGCGCGAGATCCCGGACGGCATTATTCAGGGGCTTTATTTCGTGCACCAGCCGAGCGGCGCGAAAAGCTGGGCTGTTAGATACCGGGTCGGCGGCCAGACGCGAAAGCTTACGCTTGGAACCTACCCCGCCATCGGGCTCAAGCCAGCTCGCGACCTTGCCAGCACCGCGCTCGCCGCCGTCGCGAGGGGCGAAGATCCCGCGAAAGCCAAGAAGGCGGCGAAAGAAAAGGAAAAGGCCGCGCCCGCTCGCGATTTTGTCGAAGCCGTCGCCGCATCCTTCATCGAGCGTCATTCAAAGCAGAAAAACAAGGAAACGCACATCCGCGAAACCGAACGCATCCTGCAACGGGAGATCGTTCCTGTCTGGAAGGGACGCAAATTGGGCGATATCACGCGTGCGGACGTTCACGAAGTCCTCGATGCCATTGTCAACCGTGGTTGTCCAACCATGGCGAACCGCACGCTCTCCACAGTGCGCAAGATGTGCGCCTGGGCCGTTGATCGCAGCTTCATCGCTGTCTCGCCCTGCCACGGCATTAAAGCACCCGCAAGCGAGAAAAGCCGCGATCGCCTGCTTTCTGAAGACGAGATGCGAGCCGCGTGGTTGGCCTTCGAAGCCACGGGATGGCCGTTCGGCCCGCTCGCGAAACTGCTTCTCGCGACGGCGCAGCGCCGCGACGAGGTGGCGGACATGCGATGGTCTGAAATCGACTTCAAGACGCGCATCTGGACAATTCCAGCTGCGCGCTCGAAGAACGGTCAGGCGCATGAAGTGCCCTTGAGCGAGGCGGCGCTTGCAATTCTGGACGGATTGCCTCACGTCGCGGGTGTTTCCGATTACGTTTTCACCACCACGGGCAAGACGCCGGTCAGCGGCTTTTCGAGAGCAAAGAAAGCATTCGACGAGCAGATCACGCGGCAACTCGGCGAGGGCATCCCCGGCTGGACCCTCCACGATCTTCGACGAACTGCCGCAAGCGGCATGACCGCACTGAAGAGCCCGCCGCACGTCGTCGACGCGGTGTTGAACCACAAGAGCGGCACGATCAAAGGCGTATCGGCCGTTTATATGCGCTACGGCTACGCTGCAGAGAAGCGAACTGCTCTTGATGCTTGGGGGCACTTTCTTACAACGATAATCAGCAGCAACACGCCTTGCTCGAATATGGCTCAACTGGGGACTGACCATGACGAAGAGGAAACCGAAGAAATTCGTCCTTCCCGATGA
- a CDS encoding GNAT family N-acetyltransferase encodes MSDLVNEEAAVFDAGELNRVRPALRRDAPESGVLYRVPSRDYAPEARTSRGPDSVSVATYAEIEASGGWDTAFSGQYKDGRYYRIVQETLHPEHSYRYFVLRDQAGRQKAIQPFFVLDQDILAGASGTIKAAVDTVRHRFPKFLTLRTLMVGCIAGEGHLDNRDAFADPKTCSLLAQATLDEAKKERAGLIVFKEFPSAYREVLGHLKDDGFICLPSLPMASLSTAHKDFDAYMAASLSRATRKDLRRKFKAAQSAGLTMSVVEDVTPIVDEIYPLYLNVYNRSKLHFEKLTKDYLCALGQRMPDRTRFFVWRRGDRIVAFNLCMVHNDAIYDQYIGLDYEVALDLHLYHYTIRDIMSWAMANGYQRYVSNGLNYDPKHHLRMQLDPLDLYARHRSPVINAAMKVVLPYLEPTKYDPHLKKFANYSDLRA; translated from the coding sequence ATGAGCGATCTCGTGAACGAGGAAGCCGCGGTTTTTGACGCAGGCGAATTGAACAGGGTCCGCCCCGCATTGAGGCGCGATGCCCCTGAAAGCGGCGTCCTATACCGCGTTCCTTCGCGCGACTATGCACCGGAGGCCCGCACGTCACGCGGCCCCGACAGCGTCAGCGTGGCGACCTACGCGGAAATAGAGGCGTCCGGCGGCTGGGACACGGCTTTCAGCGGCCAGTACAAGGACGGACGCTATTACCGGATCGTGCAGGAAACCCTGCATCCCGAGCACAGCTACCGTTATTTCGTGCTGCGCGACCAAGCCGGGCGGCAAAAAGCGATCCAGCCCTTTTTCGTCCTCGATCAGGATATTCTCGCGGGCGCGAGCGGCACGATCAAGGCCGCCGTGGACACTGTCCGGCACCGCTTTCCAAAGTTCCTCACACTCCGCACGCTGATGGTCGGCTGTATTGCCGGCGAAGGCCATCTGGACAACCGCGACGCTTTCGCCGATCCGAAAACGTGCTCGCTTCTCGCGCAGGCCACTCTCGACGAGGCGAAGAAGGAGCGCGCGGGCCTCATTGTCTTCAAGGAGTTTCCGTCCGCCTATCGCGAAGTGCTCGGTCATCTGAAAGACGATGGCTTCATATGCCTGCCGAGCTTGCCGATGGCGAGCCTGAGCACCGCGCACAAAGATTTCGACGCCTACATGGCCGCGTCGCTCAGCCGAGCCACCCGCAAGGATCTGCGCCGCAAGTTCAAGGCCGCGCAGTCCGCCGGGCTGACCATGTCCGTGGTCGAAGACGTCACACCCATCGTCGACGAGATCTATCCGCTGTATCTCAACGTCTATAACCGCTCGAAGCTGCATTTCGAGAAGCTGACGAAGGACTATCTCTGCGCGCTCGGCCAGCGCATGCCGGACCGCACGCGCTTCTTCGTCTGGCGGCGGGGCGACCGGATCGTCGCCTTCAACCTGTGCATGGTGCACAACGACGCGATCTACGACCAGTATATCGGACTCGATTACGAGGTGGCGCTCGATCTGCACCTCTACCATTACACGATCCGCGACATCATGAGCTGGGCGATGGCGAACGGCTACCAGCGCTATGTCAGCAACGGGCTGAACTACGACCCGAAGCATCATTTGCGCATGCAACTCGACCCGCTCGACCTTTACGCGCGGCACCGCTCGCCGGTCATCAACGCGGCGATGAAGGTCGTGCTGCCGTATCTTGAGCCGACCAAGTACGATCCGCACCTGAAGAAGTTCGCGAATTATTCCGATCTGCGGGCGTAG
- the cobF gene encoding precorrin-6A synthase (deacetylating), translating into MRKILVIGIGAGNPDYLTVQAIEALNRADVFFIPDKGTEKAALRLFREEVCARFIREPRFREVVVPIPRRAETPDYRANVDEWHAAIEASYERLFAEALGPDETGAFLVWGDPAVYDSTLRLLDRLLAKGVAFEHEVIPGIGAIQALAAQHKIPLNRIAEPVLITTGRRLGEDFPRHPGSVVVMLDGTVSFTRVPEPETVEIYWGAYLGTKDEILVAGRLSEVCGEIERLRAEAREKHGWIMDTYLMRRVGGASEQAE; encoded by the coding sequence ATGCGCAAAATTCTCGTCATCGGCATCGGGGCCGGAAACCCGGATTACCTCACCGTGCAGGCCATCGAGGCGCTGAACCGCGCCGACGTGTTCTTCATCCCGGACAAGGGCACGGAAAAGGCCGCGCTGCGCCTGTTTCGCGAGGAGGTCTGCGCGCGCTTCATCCGCGAGCCTCGCTTTCGCGAGGTGGTCGTACCGATCCCGCGCCGCGCAGAAACGCCCGACTATCGCGCGAATGTGGACGAATGGCACGCCGCCATCGAGGCCAGCTACGAGCGGCTGTTCGCGGAGGCGCTCGGGCCGGACGAAACGGGCGCGTTTCTCGTATGGGGCGATCCGGCGGTGTATGACAGCACGCTTCGCCTGCTCGACCGGCTTCTCGCGAAGGGCGTCGCGTTCGAGCACGAGGTTATCCCCGGCATCGGCGCGATCCAGGCGCTTGCCGCGCAACACAAGATCCCGCTGAACCGCATCGCCGAGCCGGTGCTCATCACCACGGGGCGGCGGCTCGGCGAGGACTTCCCGCGCCATCCGGGCAGCGTCGTCGTCATGCTCGACGGCACGGTGAGCTTCACGCGCGTGCCGGAGCCGGAGACGGTCGAGATCTATTGGGGCGCCTATCTCGGCACGAAGGACGAAATTCTCGTCGCCGGGCGGCTTTCGGAGGTGTGCGGCGAGATCGAGCGGCTTCGCGCCGAGGCCCGCGAGAAGCACGGATGGATCATGGACACCTATCTCATGCGGCGTGTCGGTGGAGCGTCGGAGCAAGCGGAGTAG
- a CDS encoding TROVE domain-containing protein, which yields MFDYRKFLLRRIKPRVVDTVALPFPMNDWSRFERFLILGSENGRYVARERALNAEHIPAVLRSIEVGGAHAVSVIEEKSLTSRAPSNAPAVFALALAAVHGNAAVKRAAVAALPRVCRTTEHIFQFAEAAQGLRGFDPTTKRAVALWYAEQKTDDLARQIVTSRQRGGWTHRDLIRLSQPLAADPARKALYDWVATEKTSPALPSVVKGYVALQHAKTADEAAALIAAHDLPIETVPKHWRRDEKVLRAVVERMPVKTLLRELGRLTATGVLKSSGEGLNLIMPSLRDITRVWHSHLHPFAFLLALDDYRRGSDNAEKLTWEPLPQVVDALEAAFHAAFANAETTGKRLLIAVDGSYSMGASHVVGTGLSARDAVAAMALVSASIERECHLAAFAVPSGSDEQRLLPVRINATMRLPEALREIANYSSDSVDCALPMLYALENDLKVDAFVVYTDSEVRAKSVHPALALREYRARSGIAAKLVIAGVASGGFSIADTNDGGMLDVIGFNEKTPRLIADFIRG from the coding sequence ATGTTCGATTACAGGAAGTTCTTGCTGCGCCGCATCAAGCCGCGCGTCGTGGACACCGTTGCTCTGCCTTTCCCGATGAACGACTGGTCGCGGTTTGAGCGCTTCCTCATTCTCGGCTCGGAGAACGGGCGGTATGTGGCGCGGGAGCGGGCGCTAAACGCCGAGCATATTCCGGCCGTGCTTCGTTCGATCGAAGTCGGTGGCGCGCATGCTGTTTCGGTGATCGAGGAGAAAAGCCTCACCTCGCGCGCCCCTTCGAACGCGCCCGCCGTTTTCGCGCTGGCACTCGCCGCCGTACATGGCAACGCGGCCGTGAAGCGCGCCGCCGTCGCCGCCCTCCCACGGGTGTGCCGGACGACGGAGCACATCTTCCAGTTTGCCGAGGCGGCGCAGGGTTTGCGCGGGTTCGACCCGACGACGAAGCGCGCGGTGGCTTTGTGGTACGCAGAGCAGAAGACCGACGACCTCGCGCGGCAGATCGTGACCAGCCGCCAGCGGGGCGGGTGGACGCATCGAGATCTTATCCGGCTTTCGCAGCCCCTCGCGGCGGACCCGGCACGCAAAGCGCTTTACGATTGGGTCGCGACCGAAAAGACGAGCCCCGCGCTGCCGTCCGTGGTGAAAGGCTATGTCGCCTTGCAGCATGCCAAGACGGCTGACGAGGCGGCGGCGCTGATCGCTGCGCATGATCTCCCAATCGAGACGGTGCCGAAGCACTGGCGGCGCGATGAGAAGGTGCTGCGCGCGGTCGTCGAACGCATGCCCGTGAAAACCTTGCTGCGCGAGCTTGGCCGCCTTACCGCGACGGGCGTGCTAAAATCCTCCGGCGAGGGGCTGAATCTCATCATGCCGTCGCTGCGGGACATCACCCGCGTCTGGCATTCGCATCTGCATCCGTTTGCCTTCCTGCTCGCGCTCGACGACTACCGGAGGGGGAGCGACAACGCGGAGAAGCTGACATGGGAGCCGCTGCCGCAGGTCGTGGACGCGCTCGAAGCGGCCTTCCACGCGGCTTTTGCGAATGCCGAGACGACCGGCAAGCGGCTCCTGATCGCCGTCGACGGTTCCTATTCGATGGGCGCGAGCCATGTCGTCGGCACGGGCCTGAGCGCGCGCGATGCGGTCGCCGCGATGGCGCTTGTCTCGGCGTCGATCGAGCGCGAGTGCCACCTCGCCGCCTTCGCCGTGCCGAGCGGTTCGGATGAACAGCGGCTTTTGCCGGTGCGGATCAATGCCACGATGCGATTGCCCGAGGCGCTGCGCGAAATCGCGAACTACTCATCCGATTCCGTGGATTGCGCGCTGCCGATGCTCTACGCGCTGGAAAACGATCTCAAGGTCGATGCCTTCGTCGTCTACACGGACAGCGAGGTGCGCGCGAAATCGGTGCATCCCGCGCTCGCGCTGCGCGAGTATCGGGCGCGCTCAGGCATTGCCGCAAAGCTCGTTATCGCGGGCGTGGCTTCGGGCGGGTTCTCTATCGCCGACACGAACGATGGCGGTATGCTCGATGTCATCGGCTTCAACGAGAAGACGCCGCGCCTGATCGCGGACTTCATCCGGGGGTAA
- a CDS encoding DUF2147 domain-containing protein, translating into MKVFHLAAVAGLLIAGPAFAQPKSAAPKPAPAAPAAPAVPSVLGEWLVEDGTAQVRVVSCADGVWGIISWTKGEPGVDSKNPDPAKQTRSVLGMPILLGMKPSADKPGRFDGEVYNAEEGDNYISHISLSSPDVLRIEGCVLGGWICGGQDWTRVNTPPQKGALTDQAVCSELPR; encoded by the coding sequence ATGAAGGTATTTCATCTCGCAGCGGTCGCGGGCCTGCTCATCGCCGGTCCCGCTTTTGCTCAGCCGAAGTCCGCTGCCCCTAAACCTGCCCCGGCGGCGCCAGCCGCGCCCGCGGTTCCGTCCGTTCTGGGTGAATGGCTGGTCGAAGACGGCACCGCTCAAGTGCGTGTCGTTTCCTGCGCGGACGGCGTCTGGGGTATCATCTCGTGGACGAAGGGCGAGCCCGGCGTCGACAGCAAGAACCCCGATCCGGCAAAGCAGACGCGATCCGTGCTCGGCATGCCCATCCTTCTCGGGATGAAGCCCTCGGCGGATAAGCCCGGCCGCTTTGACGGCGAAGTGTACAACGCCGAGGAAGGTGACAACTACATCTCGCACATCAGCCTTTCGAGCCCGGACGTACTGCGCATCGAAGGCTGTGTGCTCGGCGGGTGGATCTGCGGCGGGCAGGACTGGACTCGCGTCAACACCCCGCCGCAGAAAGGCGCTCTGACCGATCAGGCCGTGTGCTCAGAACTTCCGAGATAG
- a CDS encoding aspartate aminotransferase family protein codes for MSIDIKSLFAENEAGRYALHTRHLNEQMVRVLKTIGYDVGFVRGQGAYLWDRAGDKYLDLLSGWGVFALGRNNPKVNDALRQVLDSELPNLVQMDVSPLAGVVAERLLARAPWLDKAFFANSGTESVEAAIKFVRAATGRAGLAHCGHAFHGLSYGSLSLNGDQIFRKGFEGFLTDTVEVPFNDLTALEDALKTKKIAGFFVEPIQGKGVHVPDDGYLKGVQELCKKYGTLFVADEIQTGVGRTGKFFAIDHWPGVEPDLVLVAKALSGGHVPVGAVLTRKWIFDKLFNRMDRAVVHGSTFAKNDMAMAAALATLSILEEDGVIENAAAKGERLAASFRSMIGRHELMKDVRGKGLMIGIEFGEPKSFALRMSWHALETANKGLFSQMITIPLFKEHKVLCQVAGHGMNIVKLLPALTLTEDDCKWIEDSFEETIAAAHKVPGAAWSLGKTLAGHALKSRAEA; via the coding sequence ATGAGCATCGACATCAAATCGCTTTTCGCGGAGAACGAGGCGGGGCGTTATGCGCTCCATACGCGGCATCTGAACGAGCAGATGGTGCGCGTCCTCAAGACAATCGGCTACGATGTCGGCTTCGTGCGCGGACAGGGCGCTTACCTTTGGGACCGCGCGGGCGACAAATATCTCGACCTCCTGTCAGGCTGGGGCGTCTTCGCGCTCGGTCGCAACAATCCGAAGGTGAACGACGCGCTGCGGCAGGTGCTCGACAGCGAATTACCGAACCTCGTGCAGATGGACGTGTCGCCGCTCGCGGGCGTCGTCGCCGAGCGGCTGCTCGCGCGGGCGCCGTGGCTGGACAAGGCGTTCTTCGCCAATTCGGGCACGGAAAGCGTTGAGGCCGCCATCAAGTTCGTACGCGCCGCGACCGGCCGTGCGGGGCTCGCACATTGCGGCCATGCATTCCACGGCCTGTCCTATGGCTCGCTCTCGCTCAACGGCGACCAGATCTTCCGCAAGGGCTTCGAGGGCTTCCTCACCGATACGGTGGAGGTGCCGTTCAACGATCTCACGGCGCTGGAAGATGCGCTGAAGACGAAGAAGATCGCGGGCTTCTTCGTCGAGCCGATCCAGGGCAAGGGCGTGCATGTGCCCGACGACGGCTACCTGAAGGGCGTTCAGGAGCTTTGCAAGAAATATGGTACGCTGTTCGTCGCGGACGAAATTCAGACCGGCGTCGGCCGCACGGGCAAGTTCTTTGCCATCGATCACTGGCCAGGCGTCGAGCCGGATCTCGTGCTCGTCGCGAAGGCGCTGTCGGGCGGCCATGTGCCGGTTGGCGCGGTGCTGACGCGCAAATGGATCTTCGACAAGCTGTTCAACCGCATGGACCGCGCGGTGGTTCACGGCTCCACCTTCGCCAAAAACGACATGGCGATGGCGGCGGCGCTGGCGACGCTTTCGATCCTCGAAGAAGACGGCGTGATCGAGAACGCCGCCGCCAAGGGCGAGCGGCTCGCGGCCTCTTTCCGGTCGATGATCGGCCGCCACGAGTTGATGAAGGATGTTCGCGGCAAGGGGCTCATGATCGGCATCGAGTTCGGCGAGCCGAAATCCTTCGCGCTGCGCATGTCGTGGCACGCGCTGGAGACGGCCAACAAAGGCCTCTTCAGCCAGATGATTACCATCCCGCTGTTCAAGGAGCACAAGGTCCTATGCCAGGTCGCGGGGCACGGCATGAACATCGTGAAGCTGCTGCCCGCGCTCACGCTGACCGAAGACGATTGCAAGTGGATCGAGGACTCGTTCGAGGAGACGATTGCCGCCGCCCACAAGGTGCCTGGCGCGGCGTGGTCGCTCGGCAAGACGCTCGCCGGGCATGCACTTAAATCGCGAGCGGAAGCATAA
- a CDS encoding MMPL family transporter yields MLKEPIVKTVDICSRHPWRVLAAALVLTIISGYYFAAHFAINTDISKLISTELPWRQREVAFAKAFPKVESAIVAVVDGPTPELADQAAQRLAHRLLEEKTLISSVQQLTGGPFFQKNGFLFLSESELKDALGQLTRAKPLLEPLAADPSLRGVMSAITLTTQGVQGRQVTLNSLAPQFNSMATAIENATAGRPANFSWREMLSGQASKTSDKRQLIEIVPILDYNALQPGLEASDAIRKAAAELGLPEQGVTVRLTGPVPISDEEFGTLKEDMGMHGTLTILSVLVILWLALHSGRIIFAVFTSLIVGLAITAALGLAAVGAFNPISVAFFVLFVGIGVDFGLQFSVGYRAERFEKDDLQGALKANASNLGSRLALAAMATAAGFLAFTPTAYKGLSELGLIAGMGMFVALLTSITVLPAMLRLLNPPAEAHPLGYAFLKPVDEFMDRNRWPILVGTLCVVLAGLPLLNWLRFDFNPMNLRSPNVESVATYLDLKKDPETAGRTIEVLTASQTEADALSKKIAALPEVARTTSLSSFIPDNQDQKRALIAQTGTTLESVLKPQAIQPAPADAQLAEKLEGTSNLLSVIISRVRGQKEGVEAAKRLSDALAALSKASPEARARAATALVDPLNITLNTLRTSFDPGTVTLASLPPHLVSDWKTADGRVRISVLPSGDSENNDVLRRFVDEVTAVAPNATGEAIGIQEAGDTIVNAFLEAGFWALTSISILLFIFLRRVRDVALTLFPLLLACAVTLELCVILDLPLNFANIIALPLLLGVGVAFKIYYIIAWRDGKSGLLASPLTRAVFFSGMTTAVAFGSLYLSKHPGTSSMGELLALSLMSTMAAAVLFQPLLMGPPRKVEEEETEGKKTETKRPAAYLGSSEHTA; encoded by the coding sequence ATGCTCAAAGAGCCCATAGTAAAGACCGTCGATATCTGTTCGCGCCATCCCTGGCGAGTACTGGCCGCAGCGCTCGTCCTGACGATCATATCCGGCTATTATTTTGCCGCGCACTTCGCGATCAATACGGATATCAGCAAGCTGATCTCGACGGAGCTTCCCTGGCGACAGCGCGAAGTTGCGTTCGCGAAGGCGTTTCCGAAGGTGGAATCTGCCATCGTCGCGGTCGTTGACGGCCCGACGCCGGAACTCGCCGATCAGGCCGCGCAGCGTCTCGCGCACCGGCTTTTGGAAGAGAAGACCCTCATCAGCAGCGTACAGCAGCTGACCGGCGGCCCCTTCTTCCAGAAGAATGGCTTCCTTTTCCTCTCCGAGAGCGAGCTTAAGGACGCGCTTGGCCAGTTGACGCGCGCGAAGCCGCTGCTCGAACCGCTAGCCGCCGATCCGAGCCTTCGCGGCGTGATGAGCGCGATCACGCTCACAACGCAAGGCGTGCAGGGGCGGCAGGTCACGCTGAACAGCCTTGCGCCGCAGTTCAATTCGATGGCCACGGCGATCGAAAACGCCACCGCAGGTCGTCCGGCCAATTTCAGTTGGCGCGAGATGCTGAGCGGTCAGGCGTCGAAGACGAGCGACAAGCGGCAGCTTATCGAAATCGTGCCGATCCTTGACTACAATGCGCTTCAGCCGGGCCTTGAAGCCTCCGACGCGATCCGCAAGGCTGCGGCGGAACTCGGCCTGCCCGAGCAGGGCGTGACCGTGCGCCTGACCGGTCCAGTCCCAATCTCCGATGAGGAGTTCGGCACGCTCAAGGAAGACATGGGCATGCACGGGACGCTGACCATCTTGTCCGTGCTCGTTATTCTCTGGCTCGCACTGCATTCGGGGCGGATCATTTTCGCCGTCTTTACCTCGCTGATCGTGGGGCTTGCGATAACGGCCGCGCTAGGGCTGGCAGCGGTGGGCGCCTTCAATCCGATCTCCGTCGCGTTCTTCGTGCTGTTCGTCGGCATCGGTGTCGACTTCGGATTGCAATTCAGCGTCGGCTATCGCGCGGAGCGCTTCGAAAAAGACGATCTGCAAGGCGCGCTGAAGGCTAATGCGTCGAACCTCGGCAGCCGCCTCGCGTTGGCCGCCATGGCTACGGCCGCAGGCTTCCTCGCCTTCACGCCCACGGCCTACAAGGGGCTTTCGGAACTCGGCCTGATAGCGGGCATGGGCATGTTCGTCGCCCTTCTGACGAGCATCACCGTGCTCCCCGCGATGCTGCGATTGCTGAACCCGCCCGCCGAGGCGCATCCGCTCGGTTACGCATTCCTTAAGCCGGTCGATGAGTTCATGGATCGCAACCGCTGGCCGATCCTCGTTGGCACCTTGTGCGTGGTGCTCGCCGGTTTGCCGCTTCTCAATTGGCTGCGGTTCGATTTCAACCCGATGAACCTTCGCAGCCCGAACGTGGAATCGGTCGCGACCTATCTCGATCTCAAGAAGGATCCTGAGACGGCGGGCCGCACCATCGAGGTGCTTACCGCGTCGCAGACCGAGGCGGACGCGCTTTCGAAGAAGATCGCGGCGCTGCCTGAGGTGGCCCGCACCACGTCGCTCAGCTCCTTCATCCCCGACAATCAGGACCAGAAGCGCGCGTTGATCGCACAGACGGGCACGACGCTTGAAAGCGTGCTCAAGCCGCAGGCGATCCAGCCTGCTCCAGCCGATGCCCAACTCGCGGAGAAGCTTGAAGGTACCTCGAACCTCCTGAGCGTAATCATCTCGCGGGTTCGCGGCCAGAAGGAAGGCGTCGAGGCGGCCAAGCGGCTGTCTGATGCTCTCGCCGCGCTCTCCAAGGCATCGCCCGAGGCGCGGGCGCGCGCGGCCACCGCGCTGGTGGACCCGCTCAACATCACGCTGAACACGCTCAGGACGAGCTTCGACCCCGGAACGGTGACGCTCGCCTCGCTGCCGCCGCACCTCGTTTCCGACTGGAAAACGGCGGACGGTCGCGTGCGCATCTCCGTTTTGCCGAGCGGCGACTCCGAGAATAACGACGTCCTCCGCCGCTTCGTGGATGAAGTGACTGCGGTTGCACCGAACGCGACGGGCGAAGCCATCGGCATTCAGGAAGCGGGCGACACCATCGTCAATGCGTTCCTCGAAGCGGGGTTCTGGGCGCTGACGTCGATCTCGATCCTGCTTTTCATCTTCCTGCGGCGCGTGCGCGACGTGGCGCTAACGCTGTTCCCGCTCCTGCTGGCGTGCGCCGTCACGCTGGAACTGTGCGTGATCCTGGACCTGCCGCTGAACTTCGCGAACATCATCGCGCTGCCGCTGCTGCTCGGCGTCGGCGTCGCGTTCAAGATTTATTACATCATAGCGTGGCGCGACGGGAAAAGCGGCCTCCTCGCCTCGCCGCTCACGCGCGCTGTTTTCTTCAGCGGCATGACGACGGCGGTGGCGTTTGGAAGCCTCTACCTTTCGAAGCACCCCGGCACGTCAAGCATGGGTGAGTTGTTGGCCCTGTCGCTCATGTCAACGATGGCGGCAGCGGTACTGTTTCAACCGCTGCTGATGGGGCCGCCACGAAAGGTTGAAGAGGAAGAAACGGAAGGGAAGAAGACGGAGACGAAGCGTCCCGCCGCCTATCTCGGAAGTTCTGAGCACACGGCCTGA
- the mepA gene encoding penicillin-insensitive murein endopeptidase: protein MKVQNFLLNASLVTSVALAVTVASGGADALAGLAASSSDTSKSTSTYNPRRGTPKHAVTAQAQPPQQLPALTVRAVGVAPSAELASSPEAADAKSASPAPRASNAGLPPLPVKAVTPPPPLRLAAGATPAATPLPIPGTGPIPPQVLKATPAKLLFGAAREPAKMETRSVGFYAKGCLAGAAQLPENGPVWQGMRVSRNRHWGNPVLVTFIEKFAKDAKAKDGWPGLLIGDMSMPRGGPMPFGHASHQVGLDVDIWYKPMPGRTLAVDEREQMKMDSVLLDPVHVNEQSWTPDHVKLLRRAVSYPEVTRVFVNPAIKKWMCDNVTDDRGFLHKIQPIMGHDAHFHVRLACPAGDEGCRNQPPLPAGDGCGGGLDKWIAKLSKPVVPVAPKPAVASAPAKPKAGITMAQLPPACVAVLNAPSITLAAH, encoded by the coding sequence ATGAAAGTGCAAAATTTTTTGCTCAACGCGTCGCTGGTTACGAGTGTCGCGCTGGCGGTAACGGTTGCTTCGGGCGGCGCGGACGCCCTTGCGGGGCTGGCGGCTTCATCGTCCGATACGTCGAAATCGACGTCCACCTATAATCCTCGTCGCGGCACGCCGAAACACGCGGTCACGGCTCAGGCGCAACCGCCGCAGCAATTGCCCGCGTTGACGGTCAGGGCTGTTGGCGTTGCTCCGAGCGCCGAATTGGCGTCGTCTCCCGAGGCCGCCGACGCGAAATCCGCGAGCCCGGCACCGCGCGCCTCGAACGCTGGTCTGCCTCCCCTACCCGTGAAGGCCGTCACGCCTCCGCCCCCGCTGCGTCTTGCCGCCGGAGCAACTCCCGCCGCGACGCCGCTTCCCATCCCCGGCACCGGGCCTATCCCTCCGCAGGTCTTGAAGGCGACGCCCGCGAAGCTGCTGTTCGGCGCGGCGCGCGAACCCGCCAAGATGGAAACGCGATCCGTCGGCTTCTATGCGAAGGGATGCCTTGCGGGTGCGGCGCAGCTTCCCGAAAATGGCCCCGTCTGGCAGGGAATGCGGGTGTCCCGCAACCGCCACTGGGGGAACCCCGTTCTCGTGACCTTCATCGAAAAGTTCGCCAAGGACGCCAAGGCGAAGGACGGATGGCCGGGCCTTCTGATCGGCGACATGTCGATGCCGCGCGGCGGTCCCATGCCCTTCGGTCACGCGAGCCATCAGGTCGGTCTCGACGTCGACATCTGGTACAAGCCGATGCCCGGTCGCACGCTTGCGGTCGATGAGCGCGAGCAGATGAAAATGGACAGCGTTCTGCTCGATCCCGTGCACGTCAACGAGCAGAGCTGGACGCCGGACCACGTTAAGCTTTTGCGCCGCGCGGTGTCCTATCCGGAAGTCACGCGCGTTTTCGTCAATCCCGCGATCAAAAAGTGGATGTGCGATAATGTGACGGACGATCGCGGCTTCCTGCACAAGATCCAGCCCATCATGGGCCATGATGCGCATTTCCATGTCCGGCTCGCCTGTCCCGCTGGCGATGAGGGCTGCCGTAATCAGCCGCCTCTGCCCGCTGGCGACGGGTGCGGCGGAGGGCTGGACAAGTGGATCGCGAAGCTTTCGAAGCCGGTGGTCCCCGTCGCGCCGAAGCCTGCCGTGGCGTCAGCGCCCGCGAAGCCAAAGGCCGGCATAACCATGGCGCAGTTGCCTCCGGCCTGCGTGGCCGTGCTGAACGCGCCGTCGATCACGCTCGCCGCGCATTAG